A portion of the Bactrocera neohumeralis isolate Rockhampton chromosome 2, APGP_CSIRO_Bneo_wtdbg2-racon-allhic-juicebox.fasta_v2, whole genome shotgun sequence genome contains these proteins:
- the LOC126758455 gene encoding uncharacterized oxidoreductase MexAM1_META1p0182-like: protein MSLVGKVVIVTGASSGIGATTAEAFAKQGAKVVLVGRNEINLKAAEAVCKAANSKAELLSITADVTVDAERIISSTIERFGQLDVLVNNAGIFEIGNILDIDVDQFDRVFNTNLRSVFLLTKLASPHLIKSQGNIVNVSSVAGLRSIRDVSTYCASKAALDQFTRCIALDLAPKNVRVNAVNPGVIVTDIHRRMGLSPQELDDFYSRCKETHPLGRSGEPKEVADAIIFLASDSSSFITGATLPIDGGKHAVCSI from the coding sequence ATGAGTTTGGTTGGCAAAGTCGTTATTGTAACGGGAGCAAGTTCGGGCATTGGTGCTACCACGGCGGAGGCCTTTGCCAAACAAGGTGCCAAAGTGGTGCTCGTCGgacgaaatgaaataaatttgaaagcaGCTGAAGCGGTCTGTAAAGCAGCGAACAGTAAAGCGGAACTTTTATCAATCACTGCTGATGTCACAGTGGATGCGGAACGCATTATAAGCTCTACAATTGAACGCTTCGGGCAACTGGATGTTTTGGTTAACAATGCTGGTATTTTTGAAATTGGCAACATTTTGGATATTGATGTCGACCAATTTGATCgtgttttcaatacaaatttgcgTTCCGTCTTTCTTTTAACTAAATTGGCCTCACCACACTTGATCAAGAGCCAAGGTAATATCGTGAATGTCTCCAGCGTCGCGGGTTTGCGTTCTATACGTGATGTTTCCACCTATTGTGCCTCAAAGGCAGCACTCGATCAATTCACTAGATGTATCGCCTTGGATTTGGCGCCGAAAAATGTCCGCGTAAATGCTGTTAATCCGGGTGTTATTGTGACTGATATTCACAGACGTATGGGTTTATCGCCGCAAGAACTTGATGACTTCTACTCACGCTGTAAGGAAACACATCCACTTGGTCGTAGCGGGGAACCAAAGGAAGTGGCCGATGCTATTATTTTCCTTGCTAGTGACAGCTCTAGCTTCATAACGGGAGCAACTCTGCCCATCGACGGTGGTAAACATGCCGTTTGCTCTATTTAA